In the genome of Thermoproteus tenax Kra 1, the window GCATCGGCTTGAGAGAGCCTTGGAGTATTTAAGGGCTGGCAAACCCGTCCTAGTATACGACGGAGACGACAGAGAGGCTGAGGCGGATTTCGTTGTTCCGGCCAAGTCAGTTACGCCGAACTTGGTGAGGTGGCTCAGAATAAATGCCGGCGGGCTCCTATGTTTCGCCACTACTGAGGAAATAGCGAGGGCTCTAGGTCTCTCGTTTTTGTCCGAATATTATTCCAAACTGGGCCTCTCAACTCGCCCCAGATATGGAGACGACCCGGCCTTTATGGGGTATGTGAACCACAAAAAGACGTTCACAGGCGTGAGGGACTCAGACAAGGCTCTGACTATAAAGGAGCTTGCCCATATAGCCGAGCTTGCGCTTAAAGATCCCTCGCTAGCTAGAGAGGAGTTCCTATCTAACTTCTACGCGCCCGGTCATGTGCCCATACTGGGGGCGCGCCTGGGGCGCAGATGGGGCCACACAGAGCTGTCTATGATCTTGGCCAAGGCAGCGGGGTTGCCGCCGGCGGTCGCGATAATAGAGGTATTGGGGCCGAGCACAGAGGCCATGACCTATCAAGAGGTGAGCGAGTTGGCCGAGACTCTCGGAGTCCCGCTCCTGCGTGGAGAGGACCTAAAGGCCTTTGCGCAGTTTTAGAACTATCTTGGCGTTCTGCGCATCTCTCACAAACTTGGCCACATAGGGCGCTAGGCGGTCTATCTCCCTTCTGGGAACTGTGTTCCAGGTGGGGCACGTCTTGTCAACGTAGACCTCCCTCCCGTCGTAGACTAGGGGGTAGAGCCTACACCCTATAGGTCTATGCTCATAGATCTTGCAGACCGCCCTCTTTGGATCGTAAAAGAAACAGTGTCCGTCCACGTTCCTCAGACGGACCACATCGCCGTCAACAACGGCGAATTCGTTGAACTTGTAGCCCAATCCCTCTATCCTCTCTATATCCTCCGGCAGGAGCTCCATCTGGGTATTAAGGCAACAGATACCGCACTTTATACACTTGAACTTTACTTCGAAGTAGGAGGGATCGCGCCAGCTCACTCCACCACGTAGAGCGGCCTCTGGCCTCTGAAGAATCTAACTACGTTCTCTGCAGCTATCTCGGCCATCATCCTCCGCGTCTCCTCGGCGGCGCTTCCGATGTGAGGAGTTAGAACCACGTTGGGAAACTTGGCCAGCTCGTGGGTGTGGGGCAGAGGCTCCGTCTCAAAGACATCCAAGGCGGCGCCGGCCAGAAGGCCCTCCCTGAGGGCCCTTACGAGGGCCTCAGTGTCCACTACAGCGCCTCTGGATACGTTCACTAAGTAGGCGCCTTTCTTCATCCTATTGAGGCGCTCCCAGTTTATTAAGTGGTACGTCTCGGGCGTCAGCGCTATGGAGACTACGACGAAATCGCTTGTGGCCAGGAGCTCCTCAAGGGACAGGTACTTGATTCCTAACGCGAACTCAACCTGCGGCTTCCTCGTGCGAGACCAATAGACCACCTCGGCGCCAAAGGCCAGAAGGCGCCTCGCTATAGCGGCGCCAAGGTTGCCCAATCCCACGATCCCCGCCCTCTTTCCGCGTATGTCTGAGCCTATAAGGGCACCCCATATGTCGTAGGCCTTCCCCTCCCTAATCAGTCTATCGCCCTCCACAATCCTTCTGGCCAGAGCGAGGAGCAAGCCGACCGCAAGATCCGCCGTCGCGTCCACTAGCACCTCAGGCGTATTGGTAACTACAATCCCCCTGCGCTTAGCCTCGGCTACATCTATATGGTCGTAGCCGACGGATACAGTCGAAATTATCTTGAGCCGAGAGCCCGCCGAGAGCACCTCGGCGTCCACTCTGTCCCCCACGAATACAACTAGCGCATCGCACTCGGCAGCAGCCCTTTTGAGCACCTCCTTGGGGATTCCTACGGTGAGCCAAGCGGGTTTTCCGTATTTATAAGTCCGTACCTCTCCGACCTCTGACAACTTCCTATAGAGCACCTCGGGGAATGTGTCTCTGCTTACGAATATACACGGCACATCCCGGCAGAGTACGATTATTTAATCTTTAAAAAGCGCTTCAGCCATTCGGGCATCTTGGGCCTCTGCACTATATCGAGCACATCGTAAGGCTTCAAGTCCAAGATGGGGCTG includes:
- a CDS encoding 3,4-dihydroxy-2-butanone-4-phosphate synthase, with the protein product MHRLERALEYLRAGKPVLVYDGDDREAEADFVVPAKSVTPNLVRWLRINAGGLLCFATTEEIARALGLSFLSEYYSKLGLSTRPRYGDDPAFMGYVNHKKTFTGVRDSDKALTIKELAHIAELALKDPSLAREEFLSNFYAPGHVPILGARLGRRWGHTELSMILAKAAGLPPAVAIIEVLGPSTEAMTYQEVSELAETLGVPLLRGEDLKAFAQF
- a CDS encoding YkgJ family cysteine cluster protein — its product is MSWRDPSYFEVKFKCIKCGICCLNTQMELLPEDIERIEGLGYKFNEFAVVDGDVVRLRNVDGHCFFYDPKRAVCKIYEHRPIGCRLYPLVYDGREVYVDKTCPTWNTVPRREIDRLAPYVAKFVRDAQNAKIVLKLRKGL
- a CDS encoding 2-hydroxyacid dehydrogenase encodes the protein MPCIFVSRDTFPEVLYRKLSEVGEVRTYKYGKPAWLTVGIPKEVLKRAAAECDALVVFVGDRVDAEVLSAGSRLKIISTVSVGYDHIDVAEAKRRGIVVTNTPEVLVDATADLAVGLLLALARRIVEGDRLIREGKAYDIWGALIGSDIRGKRAGIVGLGNLGAAIARRLLAFGAEVVYWSRTRKPQVEFALGIKYLSLEELLATSDFVVVSIALTPETYHLINWERLNRMKKGAYLVNVSRGAVVDTEALVRALREGLLAGAALDVFETEPLPHTHELAKFPNVVLTPHIGSAAEETRRMMAEIAAENVVRFFRGQRPLYVVE